TTTGGCTCCTACAGCCCTATcaatttctttccctttcttaaCAAAGACCACGGTTGGCAACACATCAATCAGCTCAAATTCCTTTGCCACTGCCTGTTTTCATCATTAACTTGTAAGCAAACATACATCATAATCAGATTCAATCCAAAACTGGTAACTGTTTACCATCAGCTTATCGATATCAATCTTGACAAACGAATTGTCCGAATGCTTGGCAACTAACTCTTTGATATACGGTTCCAACAATTTACAAGGTCAACACCATGGAGCAGTGAAATAGACCACCATCTTCATCACCAAAATCAAAGCCATATTTAGTCAgtaacattaaataaataaaaaaatattactaatattaaaacCCCGTAcataatgaaaagaaatgttATTGGGTACTCACCGGTTTGTTACTTTCTTTGTTGGCATCAAATTGAGCCTTCCATTGGTTCTTGGAATGACACTCTATAAGCTGGTTGGTATTTACAGGGCTAAATCCATCTGGGTTCTCGAGCTCAGACATGTTTGCTCCCATCTTCAAAAGGTAACTAAATAAAGTTGCGGCTTAATTTCTCAAAAGAGCTTTGATTTGGTTTGGAGTGAAGCCTGTGGTGGTGGGGATGGCTTTATATAAGTTTCAGGACTCATGTCATTATCTCAAGTATAGATTCTATGATATAGGCCAGAGGTGTCAATGGGTTGGGCCGGCTCTGATGCATCCCATCGGGCCAGGCTTCGATTGTAATTACTGTATAAAATTGGATTcgtgttttttaatttggtgAAAGGGTTCTTTTTGTTGCTGGCCGTCATTGTAAAGCaccatattttaattattattgacattaatatttctataattctttCTTCATTACACTTTAATTTATACCCCAAGAATCTAACCTTATGAAATCATCCTCTACCAATCTGAGTATTGAGAATTCTTCACTGTATTGACCGAGTTGTCAACAGATAACAGTGATAATAAAAGAGCAAATAATAGTTGAAAGAGTTAAAagaggagatgaagatgaagatgacaatGCAATGAAActaattagaaaataaagaaacGAAAGAATGACCGAATAAATTATGTGCTTTTCTTTATGATTTATTGTGTGTGTTTACAAATAAATcttcacatatttatatatacttgatattaaaatttaaattcaaataaatttgacgtcaaaatttaaactctaaattaaatctgatatccaaatttaaatttaaactaaatcaaatatcaaattttaaaacttaaatataatttaatctaaaaacttGGCTATGTTGACGAGGACCACTTGGTCCTATCTAACATTCCTGAAAACATGTAGATGATAGTCTAAAAATGTTAACCAATTGGtcaattaaagaaataaagTGAATAAAAAGTTGACTTCTAATCAGTCGTTTGTAAAATGAAGTAGTAGTTGATACCAATGTACTTTATGAGAGTATGGAAGACTAGATTTGTTGTCAAGTATAGAGTGAAGAGATTATCACACCAAAAGAGTTGGAGGTTGTGGTGGGGAGGCACAAAGTTCACAAAGAAGATATTCAATCCATATAATTTCACTCATAATATCTACTAAGCATTTATATTCTATGTCAATGCTAGATTGGGCAACTATGTGTTGCTTGTAGGAGTACCATGAGATGAGGTTGCATCCTAGGAAAATAGAAAATCCACCAACTGAGAGACGATCATCACGGGTATTTGCCCATCTTGCATAAGAGAATCCATGGAGAGATGTTGAGGGACCACGTGTGAGGAGAATGTCGAGTTTGGGTGTATTTGCAATGTAATGAAAGATGCGCTTGATAGCTTGCCAATGAGTAGTTGTGGCAGCATGGAGGAATTGACATGTCATGTTGACTAAGTAGACAATGTTTGGTCGAGTGAGAGTTAAGTAATGTAAGACACCAACGACATTTCAATATAACATTAGAGCAGTCACCTTCTTGAATTGAGAGAGGTTCGTTAGTGGAGTATGGAATAGAGATTGCACGAGCAAGAATATCCAAAGTGAACTTCCCTTGATGAAGTAAAAGTCCTTCTTAAGTTCGTTGAACTCCGacaccaaaaaaataatgaatcaGTCCCAAGTCCTTAATAACAAAATCTCTGTGTAGTGTATTAAAAAGACCAAACAAAGGAGCATTGGGAGAACTTATAAGAATGATGTTGTCAACGTAGACTAGAACGAAAATAGTAAACTGATAAGTATGCATGATGAACAATGAAGTATTAGCCACAGAGATAATAAATCCTAGTTGTGTCAAAAAGGTATTTAACTGTCGATATTACTCAGGAGAAGACTATTTAAGACCATACAAAAACTGACGAAGATGACAAACATGATGTGGATGAGAGAGGTCCATAAAACCAGACAGTTGAATCGTGTATATCTCTACATTAAGAAAACCATGCATAAAGGCATTGGAGAGGTTATGCTAGTAATTATGCCATCCATGAGAGTAGGCTAGAGCGAGAACAATCTAAACAGTAATGAGCTTTACCACAGGGTTAAATGTCTCAGTGAAGTCAACACTAACTTACTGATGAAAACCTTTCACCCCAAGATGAGTTTTGTACCACTCAAGAGAACCATCCGATCAAAGCTTAACCTTGTATATCCATTTACAACCAATAGATCGAACATAAGGTGGTTGTACAACAAGTTCCCATGTGCTATTATGAATAAGAGTAGTGCACTTAGCAATCATAACATCGTGCCAATAAGGATGTTTGGATGCTTGAGTAAAATAGGTTGTTTCAATATAGGTGTGAGCACTAGCCATGAGGGCAAATGTGTGATGGCAAGTTAGTGTATATCGAGCTATGGTATCATCTCATAGTCAAGTAACCATTTGATGTGATATGGTAAAAGGATCTAATGTTGGGGTAGAGGGTGGAGAAAATAATCCAAGAGAGTCAAAAGGTGTTGTAACCAAAATTTCAGTGGAAACTGGtgaggaaaaagaaataggTTTCATTAGAGCTCGTATTGATAATGGTAGGAACACTGAAGATTAGCTAGATGATTGTCTCGCAAGAGAAATCACTTTGTTGTAAGAAAAGTGGGTCTCATCAAAAATTACATTAGCTACTATATAGAACTTCTATGTCTAAAGGTAGAGGTAATAGTAACCTTAATGATTAGGAGaatacctaaaaaaaaaatgcacttTTGAGAACGAGGAGCGAACTTGTGTTGTGCATAAGGTCATAAGTAAGGGGAAACAACATATCCAAAAACTCGTAAAGTAGAGATATTAGGAGGAGCAAGAAAAAGAACCTGCTAAAGGGAGAGATGTCTAATGACTAAGGAGGGCAACTGATTGATCAAATGAACTATAGTCTTGAAAACAAATTCCCAAAAAGATAGTGAAAGAGAAGCTTGAGTCATCATAACAAGACCAGTCTACACGATATGACGATGTTTCTACTCGGCCATCCCATTCTGAAAAAGGGAATATGGGAAGGATACATATGTAGTGCAATGGACA
This sequence is a window from Mangifera indica cultivar Alphonso chromosome 5, CATAS_Mindica_2.1, whole genome shotgun sequence. Protein-coding genes within it:
- the LOC123216347 gene encoding thioredoxin H7-like, producing the protein MGANMSELENPDGFSPVNTNQLIECHSKNQWKAQFDANKESNKPAVAKEFELIDVLPTVVFVKKGKEIDRAVGAKKEDAQKKIEKQRNF